From the genome of Candidatus Electrothrix communis, one region includes:
- a CDS encoding SUMF1/EgtB/PvdO family nonheme iron enzyme → MKKNIPTSARIAVFLVFLGFLIYAGINRAAWWSKFLSIFSADTSTALQGFEVVVNLGLLVLGGSVLWFFGKPLAQFLEGKEQAKHPEKTFTEREIEKFYHDNLLKECERYDFGDLDEERAEDHSGLKLSDVYVDQQVTVFDPKQKNDPSEQKELAERKTIPLFQALEKYSENHCIISGIVGSGKSSFINFLAADIIRSFASEQSSVLPGDFTRRPVVRVRLREIGATLDRSVDADGLLLRHIRTQVHRHIVFGCNGTNGVYDVSDCTIEQYCNELVTELQKNGIILLDGLDEVTLTEDKRLMVQQAIRHFLDRLPENSSCRLILTSRPPGLTGNSGERYQPPGFVRLELQSMSLQQAGTFIHHWYEKKAKADPRPSTNDPMNRQRAEHLIMQVSERPSLEELTGTPMLLTLMLLVDSGNYRLPESRAELYDRAVKLLLQRWHLNLRKDVDSFEPEAQAVMEAMTEDGGFAKDLREALSRTALESYQHAEATAAEKNATITFSQALVLGNISLFLDNSKRTSEKTIASAIDSTAIHNFLQNRSNILVGAGESDDRLQFVHKSFHEYLAAESYHFDDNSRTAVAKLLADPKKRDWWREVLLFWMNARSIVELKDFIRPLLLEPFGEMEKEKLENHAAAVVLCCEAALEKNLRRYADSGRNPELNTLFNEAQQKLLRLMEDMRVAVSLRAQTGRLLGELGDPRPGITVWEDDSGRPDIAWVEIPAAQGFMMGSEAENARDNEKPLHSVDVDAFGISRSPITNAQYRCFIEAGGYEKSQYWQSEGARQWLTGGNDEKLLEGISDKNTRKLYRNWLTGDTERRAPRFWHDRRWNNPNHPVVGVSWFEALAFCCWLAEVEGKPVRLPGEEEWEYAARGVKGLKYSWGDEFAESLGNTKKTGLERTSAVGLFVPGRAVGPQAESEAFGLHDMTGNVWEWTVNRWGKNFGKTEFAYADWQKRSREEREDPNVNELRVIRGGSWLNVPNYARCSFRGWYLPISRLNGLGFRVVFSLAAF, encoded by the coding sequence ATGAAAAAAAACATCCCGACAAGCGCACGAATCGCCGTCTTTCTTGTCTTCCTTGGCTTCCTAATATACGCGGGCATAAACCGTGCAGCATGGTGGTCGAAATTCCTAAGCATTTTTTCCGCTGACACAAGTACTGCACTTCAGGGGTTTGAAGTGGTTGTGAACCTTGGTTTGCTCGTCCTGGGCGGAAGTGTCCTATGGTTTTTCGGCAAGCCCCTTGCTCAATTTCTGGAGGGAAAAGAACAAGCGAAACATCCCGAAAAAACGTTCACTGAACGGGAAATAGAAAAATTCTACCACGACAACTTGCTTAAAGAGTGCGAGCGGTATGATTTCGGCGACCTTGACGAGGAACGGGCAGAAGACCATTCCGGCCTAAAGCTCAGTGATGTCTACGTTGATCAACAAGTGACGGTCTTTGATCCGAAACAGAAAAACGATCCATCCGAACAGAAAGAATTGGCGGAGAGGAAAACGATTCCACTTTTTCAAGCTTTGGAAAAATATAGCGAAAACCATTGTATCATCAGCGGGATTGTCGGTTCCGGCAAGAGCAGCTTTATCAATTTTCTTGCCGCCGATATCATTCGCTCCTTTGCTTCCGAGCAATCTTCTGTTCTGCCCGGAGATTTTACTCGTCGGCCCGTGGTTCGAGTCCGTTTACGGGAAATCGGCGCGACTCTTGACAGGTCTGTTGATGCCGACGGATTGCTGCTGCGGCATATCCGAACGCAGGTACACCGTCATATCGTTTTTGGCTGTAACGGAACAAACGGAGTCTACGATGTTTCTGATTGCACTATCGAACAGTATTGCAATGAACTGGTCACAGAACTACAAAAAAACGGTATCATCCTCCTCGATGGTCTAGATGAGGTCACCCTTACAGAGGATAAACGACTGATGGTGCAGCAGGCAATCCGTCATTTTCTTGATCGTCTGCCAGAGAACAGTTCCTGCCGCCTGATCCTCACCAGCAGGCCTCCCGGCTTAACAGGCAACAGTGGTGAGCGGTATCAACCGCCCGGCTTTGTTCGTTTGGAGTTGCAGAGCATGAGCCTGCAACAGGCTGGAACCTTTATCCACCATTGGTACGAAAAAAAAGCCAAGGCCGACCCACGGCCCTCGACCAATGACCCGATGAACCGGCAACGGGCCGAGCATCTCATTATGCAGGTTTCAGAACGTCCCTCATTAGAGGAATTGACCGGTACCCCTATGCTGCTGACTCTGATGCTGCTGGTGGACTCTGGCAACTACCGTTTACCCGAATCACGGGCTGAGCTCTATGACCGGGCCGTAAAACTGCTCCTGCAACGGTGGCACCTCAATCTCCGGAAAGATGTCGATTCCTTTGAGCCCGAGGCGCAGGCGGTGATGGAGGCTATGACCGAAGACGGAGGTTTTGCCAAAGATTTGCGGGAGGCCCTCAGTCGCACCGCCTTGGAAAGCTATCAACATGCTGAGGCCACAGCTGCGGAAAAGAACGCAACCATAACATTTAGCCAAGCTCTTGTTCTTGGCAACATCAGCCTTTTTCTGGACAATAGCAAACGAACTTCGGAAAAAACGATTGCTTCGGCTATTGATTCAACGGCGATACATAATTTTCTCCAAAACAGGAGCAATATCCTGGTCGGGGCCGGTGAAAGCGATGATCGACTTCAGTTTGTCCATAAATCTTTCCATGAATATCTGGCAGCGGAATCTTATCATTTTGACGATAACAGCAGAACCGCTGTTGCTAAGCTGCTTGCTGATCCCAAAAAACGGGACTGGTGGCGGGAGGTGCTCCTCTTCTGGATGAACGCCCGCTCAATAGTCGAACTGAAGGATTTTATTCGCCCCCTGCTGCTGGAACCTTTCGGGGAAATGGAAAAAGAGAAACTCGAAAACCATGCAGCCGCTGTGGTGCTCTGCTGTGAGGCGGCCCTGGAAAAAAACCTCCGTCGATATGCTGACAGCGGCAGGAATCCTGAGCTGAATACGTTATTCAACGAGGCGCAACAGAAACTCCTGCGACTGATGGAGGATATGCGGGTTGCGGTGTCGCTACGAGCCCAAACAGGCAGGCTGCTGGGAGAGTTAGGCGACCCCAGACCGGGGATAACCGTCTGGGAGGACGACAGCGGACGACCGGATATTGCATGGGTAGAGATTCCAGCGGCCCAAGGCTTTATGATGGGGAGCGAGGCTGAGAATGCCCGTGACAATGAAAAACCGCTTCACTCGGTGGACGTGGATGCCTTTGGTATCAGTCGGTCTCCGATTACCAATGCCCAGTACCGTTGTTTTATCGAAGCGGGCGGCTATGAGAAATCGCAGTACTGGCAAAGCGAGGGGGCACGGCAGTGGTTGACAGGAGGTAATGATGAAAAGTTACTGGAGGGGATATCCGACAAAAACACCCGTAAACTTTATCGTAACTGGCTGACAGGAGATACAGAACGACGTGCGCCTCGTTTTTGGCATGACCGCAGATGGAATAATCCCAACCATCCGGTGGTGGGCGTATCCTGGTTCGAGGCCCTGGCCTTCTGCTGTTGGCTTGCTGAGGTTGAAGGGAAACCGGTACGCCTACCGGGTGAAGAAGAATGGGAATATGCGGCCCGTGGAGTCAAGGGGTTGAAGTACTCCTGGGGAGACGAATTTGCTGAGAGCTTGGGCAACACGAAAAAAACAGGCTTGGAGCGCACCTCAGCAGTCGGGCTTTTTGTTCCGGGCCGGGCTGTTGGTCCGCAGGCGGAATCGGAAGCCTTCGGTCTTCACGATATGACCGGCAATGTCTGGGAATGGACTGTTAATCGTTGGGGCAAGAATTTTGGAAAAACGGAGTTTGCCTATGCTGATTGGCAAAAACGGAGCAGGGAAGAACGGGAAGACCCGAACGTCAACGAATTAAGAGTCATCCGGGGCGGTTCCTGGCTCAACGTTCCAAACTACGCCCGTTGCTCTTTCCGCGGCTGGTACCTTCCTATCAGTCGGCTCAACGGCTTAGGGTTTCGAGTGGTGTTCTCCCTGGCAGCTTTCTGA
- a CDS encoding CreA family protein, which yields MKKLGSVQKKQITGVLLLALSFVASAGRAEIVGEVSTTFKLIGANDKIVIEAFDDPDISGATCYLSRAKTGGIKGTVGLAEDKSDASIACRQTGPIVLPQDVANGKSDGDRVFRKSTSLLFKKLQVVRFYDPKRNTLVYLTYSDKFIDGSPKNSISTIVVRPWEQSKK from the coding sequence ATGAAAAAATTAGGAAGCGTGCAAAAAAAGCAGATAACAGGTGTTTTGCTGCTGGCCTTGTCCTTTGTCGCGTCGGCGGGTCGGGCCGAAATCGTCGGTGAAGTCAGCACCACCTTTAAGCTGATCGGGGCCAATGATAAAATCGTGATCGAGGCCTTTGATGACCCGGATATCAGCGGGGCTACCTGTTATCTGAGCAGGGCCAAGACCGGCGGCATCAAGGGGACTGTGGGGCTAGCTGAGGATAAATCGGACGCCTCTATTGCCTGTCGCCAGACCGGGCCGATCGTTTTGCCCCAAGATGTGGCTAACGGTAAGAGCGATGGGGATAGGGTCTTCCGTAAATCCACCTCCCTGCTGTTTAAGAAATTGCAGGTGGTGCGCTTTTATGATCCCAAACGGAATACCTTGGTCTATCTTACCTATTCGGATAAGTTTATTGACGGGTCGCCCAAGAACTCGATTTCTACTATCGTGGTCAGGCCTTGGGAGCAGAGTAAAAAGTAA
- the leuA gene encoding 2-isopropylmalate synthase, protein MQADKLKKYRPYPTVPLKDRTWPDKTITQAPLWCSVDLRDGNQALRQPMNLEQKLEMFQLLVDIGFKEIEVGFPAASKVEFDFLRLLIEDNLIPKDVTVQVLTQAREHLIRKSFEALQGVRKGIVHLYNSTSTLQRQVVFKMDRKEIIQLGVQGAQVIREEAERFDGDIRYEYSPESFTGTELDFALEICEEVMAVWEPTPERPVVVNLPATVEMATANIYADQIEWFSRQMKNRDCALISLHAHNDRGSAVAATELALMAGADRVEGTLFGNGERTGNVDIITLALNMFSQGVDPKLDFSNVNRVVNVYKRCTDLPVNPRHPYVGDLVYTAFSGSHQDAISKGMDAVADDASGIWAVPYLPIDPKDVGRTYESIICINSQSGKGGVSYIMDRQFGYKLPKAMQPGFGRVVQGESEKVGDELSNKAVYDVFEREYLREDGYYRLKEFNVLKRHIDQQEDMSTADVEAVLFVNGQEQRLRGTGNGPLDAMCAVLNEQAELHFVLNSYDEHSLTEGASSRAVTYIELMDKREKGSREGWWGAGVDTDIIVSSIKALLSAVNRMHAGR, encoded by the coding sequence ATGCAGGCTGATAAATTGAAGAAGTATCGTCCCTACCCGACGGTGCCGTTGAAGGATCGCACCTGGCCCGATAAGACCATCACCCAAGCACCGCTCTGGTGCTCTGTTGATCTCCGTGATGGCAATCAGGCCCTGCGTCAGCCCATGAATCTGGAGCAGAAGCTGGAGATGTTCCAATTGCTTGTCGATATCGGCTTTAAAGAAATAGAGGTCGGTTTTCCGGCGGCCTCCAAGGTGGAATTTGATTTTCTCCGCCTGCTCATCGAGGACAACCTCATCCCGAAAGATGTCACCGTGCAGGTGCTGACCCAGGCCCGTGAGCATCTGATTCGTAAAAGTTTTGAGGCCTTGCAGGGCGTCCGCAAAGGAATTGTTCATCTCTATAACTCCACCTCCACCTTGCAGCGGCAGGTGGTGTTCAAGATGGACAGGAAAGAAATTATCCAACTGGGTGTGCAGGGAGCGCAGGTCATTCGCGAAGAGGCGGAGCGGTTTGATGGGGATATTCGCTATGAGTATTCACCGGAGAGCTTCACCGGCACAGAGCTTGATTTTGCCCTGGAGATCTGCGAGGAGGTGATGGCTGTCTGGGAACCGACCCCGGAACGACCGGTGGTGGTCAATCTGCCAGCAACCGTGGAAATGGCCACAGCCAATATCTATGCCGACCAGATCGAGTGGTTCAGTCGTCAGATGAAGAATCGCGACTGCGCTCTGATCAGTCTCCATGCCCATAATGACCGGGGCAGTGCCGTGGCCGCCACCGAATTGGCCCTGATGGCCGGGGCGGATCGGGTGGAAGGTACTCTGTTCGGCAACGGCGAACGGACCGGCAATGTGGATATCATCACCCTGGCCCTGAATATGTTTTCTCAGGGGGTGGATCCGAAATTGGATTTTTCCAATGTCAACCGGGTGGTTAATGTGTATAAGCGTTGTACCGACCTGCCTGTCAATCCCCGTCATCCTTATGTGGGCGATTTGGTCTACACCGCCTTTTCCGGTTCCCATCAGGATGCCATCAGCAAGGGCATGGATGCAGTGGCCGATGATGCCTCCGGCATCTGGGCTGTTCCCTATCTGCCCATTGATCCGAAAGATGTGGGGCGCACCTATGAATCCATTATCTGTATTAACAGTCAGTCCGGCAAGGGCGGGGTGTCTTATATTATGGATCGGCAGTTCGGCTATAAACTGCCCAAGGCGATGCAGCCCGGTTTCGGGCGAGTGGTGCAAGGTGAGTCGGAGAAGGTAGGGGATGAATTATCCAATAAGGCAGTGTACGATGTCTTTGAGCGGGAATACCTGCGGGAGGACGGCTATTACAGGCTCAAGGAGTTCAATGTGCTCAAACGCCATATTGATCAGCAGGAAGATATGTCCACAGCGGATGTGGAGGCGGTTCTTTTTGTCAACGGCCAGGAGCAACGTCTCCGAGGCACAGGCAACGGACCCCTTGATGCGATGTGCGCAGTCCTGAACGAGCAGGCCGAGTTGCATTTTGTCCTGAATTCCTATGACGAACATTCCCTGACCGAAGGGGCCTCCTCCAGGGCGGTCACCTATATTGAGCTGATGGATAAGCGGGAAAAGGGCAGCCGGGAGGGCTGGTGGGGAGCCGGCGTGGATACGGATATTATTGTGTCCTCAATCAAGGCTTTGCTCAGTGCGGTTAATCGGATGCATGCAGGCCGGTAA
- a CDS encoding SprT family zinc-dependent metalloprotease, giving the protein MSFAYQVIRRPRRKTASISVQPDCSVQILVPSFLSDLKIEELVQRKSGWIKNKISQFEEIRRNSGAKQYVSGECFTYLGRNYRLKVIPGVQEEYCAKLLHGRLHVYVPAGTDPEAHDQLVIRQLSAWYRQQAAVRLREKTQRYAARLLVAPVSVGIKEYRARWGSCHSDGRIYYNWRIIAAPHSVIDYVVVHELCHLVCPDHSPRFWNLLSTILPDYAERKVWLKVNGGGLGV; this is encoded by the coding sequence ATGTCTTTTGCCTATCAGGTGATACGAAGGCCCCGCAGGAAAACAGCGTCTATCTCGGTACAGCCTGATTGCTCCGTGCAGATACTGGTACCGTCCTTTTTATCCGACCTGAAAATCGAGGAACTGGTGCAGCGGAAAAGCGGGTGGATCAAAAACAAGATCAGCCAGTTTGAGGAGATTCGGCGCAACAGCGGGGCAAAGCAGTATGTCTCCGGGGAATGCTTTACCTACCTCGGTAGAAATTATCGCCTCAAGGTCATCCCCGGTGTTCAGGAAGAATATTGCGCCAAGCTGCTGCACGGCAGGTTGCATGTTTATGTGCCAGCGGGCACTGATCCGGAGGCCCATGATCAGTTGGTCATCAGGCAGCTGTCTGCCTGGTATCGGCAGCAGGCGGCGGTTCGTCTCCGGGAAAAGACACAACGCTATGCGGCCCGCCTGCTTGTTGCCCCGGTTTCCGTCGGCATCAAGGAGTACAGGGCACGCTGGGGCAGCTGCCATAGCGACGGACGTATTTATTATAACTGGCGGATTATCGCGGCCCCGCATTCCGTGATTGATTACGTTGTGGTGCATGAACTCTGTCATCTGGTCTGTCCTGATCATTCCCCGCGATTCTGGAATCTGCTCTCCACCATCCTGCCGGATTATGCGGAACGAAAAGTATGGCTCAAGGTGAACGGCGGCGGACTGGGGGTGTAG
- a CDS encoding Rpn family recombination-promoting nuclease/putative transposase: MSNKERYINLFTDYGFKKIFGEQPNKNLLLDFLNELLKEEQGEIRDLTYLKTEQLGATDLDRKAIFDLYCENERGEKFIVELQKSKQNFFKDRALYYATFPIREQAERGDWNFELKAVYTVAILDFVFDEDKNDSGKYRYDVKLSDIETNRVFYDKLTFIYLEMPKFTKKLDELETRFDNWLYVIRNLNRLDKIPDKLREKVFEQLFEAAEIARFTPDQVLWVRLF; the protein is encoded by the coding sequence ATGAGTAATAAAGAACGTTATATCAATCTGTTTACCGATTACGGTTTTAAGAAAATATTCGGCGAGCAGCCGAATAAGAATCTGTTGCTGGATTTTCTCAATGAATTGCTCAAAGAGGAGCAGGGCGAAATTCGGGATCTGACCTACTTGAAAACCGAACAACTCGGCGCTACCGATCTTGATCGAAAGGCTATCTTTGATCTGTACTGCGAAAACGAGCGGGGTGAGAAATTCATTGTCGAGTTGCAGAAGAGCAAGCAGAATTTTTTTAAGGATCGTGCTCTCTACTACGCCACCTTTCCCATTCGGGAGCAGGCGGAAAGAGGGGACTGGAATTTTGAACTAAAGGCCGTCTATACGGTGGCGATTCTGGATTTTGTTTTTGATGAGGATAAGAACGATTCGGGCAAATACCGTTATGATGTCAAACTGTCAGATATTGAAACCAACCGGGTGTTTTATGATAAGCTGACCTTCATCTATCTGGAGATGCCCAAATTCACCAAAAAGCTGGATGAACTGGAAACTCGCTTTGATAACTGGCTGTACGTTATCAGGAACCTGAATCGATTGGACAAAATCCCGGACAAGTTACGGGAAAAGGTCTTTGAGCAGCTTTTTGAAGCAGCGGAGATCGCCCGCTTTACCCCGGATCAGGTCCTTTGGGTGCGGCTCTTTTGA